A portion of the Pseudorasbora parva isolate DD20220531a chromosome 1, ASM2467924v1, whole genome shotgun sequence genome contains these proteins:
- the muc15 gene encoding mucin-15 has translation MGGMLRGPAGVSGAPPSREFAPILQNPPPGKFEAEVWFTGEHSGKASFLIATARQIPPLCHWSLDAHSLNSQTFQFQPRTSHPSPADSTQVEESNMKLPLGITLTLLLILQTFEQVSTQGPDENKENTKAEPESNLEGDGQSFGSFTFIGGDEQQQNSTKPDNDTEEFSTGKPITTTLPTMIALNSSSEFSYTSAESNETQIQETVTKTSTPEPEHTNQSALNETYTSPKPENTTTESSLDETGSGYLPSDDVSTNSTTSPTTTTTDGSIQNKTTVSPTEPPLNRTTTLVIESAIPEDITTAVPDSENTEANLTGPFDSKDNSERGLSSDVTDATESKKGQAWTIVLAVGIVVGIIALTAFIIMNRRNRRDFSHRKLVDEMSPDPVLRLDNSEPLDLKFDGFGYYNAGLQGDNIQMTNFPQGRSQ, from the exons GAAGTTTGAGGCAGAGGTGTGGTTTACAGGTGAACATTCAGGAAAGGCCAGTTTCCTGATAGCCACAGCGAGACAGATCCCTCCCCTTTGCCACTGGTCTCTGGATGCACACTCTCTGAACTCTCAAACATTTCAGTTTCAACCTCGAACATCTCACCCGAGCCCAGCAGACAGCACCCAG GTAGAAGAATCCAACATGAAATTGCCACTGGGCATCACACTTACTCTCCTTTTGATACTTCAGACGTTCGAACAAGTGTCCACCCAGGGACCTGATGAAAACAAAGAGAATACAAAAGCCGAACCAGAGAGCAATTTAGAAGGTGATGGACAATCATTTGGCTCATTTACTTTTATTGGAGGAGACGAACAGCAGCAGAATTCCACAAAACCTGACAATGACACAGAGGAATTCAGTACTGGCAAACCCATTACTACAACGCTACCTACTATGATTGCACTTAATTCAAGTTCTGAGTTCTCATATACTTCAGCAGAATCCAATGAAACACAGATACAGGAGACAGTCACAAAAACCTCCACACCAGAGCCGGAGCACACAAATCAATCTGCTCTTAATGAAACATATACCAGTCCAAAACCTGAGAATACTACAACAGAGAGCAGCCTTGACGAAACGGGTTCTGGATATTTGCCCTCAGACGATGTATCCACCAACAGCACTACTAGTCCAACAACCACAACAACAGATGGGAGCATCCAGAACAAAACTACAGTGAGTCCAACTGAACCACCATTAAACAGGACAACAACACTAGTGATTGAATCTGCCATCCCTGAAGACATAACAACAGCTGTCCCAGACAGTGAGAACACAGAAGCAAATCTGACCGGACCTTTTGACTCCAAAGACAATTCTGAAAGAG GTTTATCCTCAGATGTTACAGATGCTACTGAAAGCAAGAAAGGGCAGGCATGGACTATCGTCCTAGCTGTTGGGATTGTAGTGGGGATCATTGCCTTGACAGCATTTATCATCATGAATCGAAGGAACAGAAGAGACTTTTCACACAGGAAACTGGTGGACGAGATGTCACCTGATCCAG TTCTCCGACTGGATAACAGTGAGCCACTAGACCTGAAGTTTGATGGATTTGGTTACTACAATGCAGGACTACAAGGAGACAACATCCAGATGACCAACTTTCCACAGGGACGGTCACAATGA